The following are encoded in a window of Aromatoleum petrolei genomic DNA:
- a CDS encoding GPW/gp25 family protein, which yields MTMPTPESLLTSFPLLAGLGAEGRPDWRRGNASVREVMLNILLTRPGERLMRPEFGAGIRNFIHHPNNETTRALIADAALRALTRWEPRVTIEEVRAVPDRERLSHVNLEVRYRLLADGRRETLELALDLG from the coding sequence ATGACGATGCCGACACCCGAATCCCTGCTCACGAGTTTCCCGCTGCTCGCCGGCCTCGGCGCCGAGGGCCGTCCCGACTGGCGGCGCGGCAACGCGAGCGTGCGCGAGGTGATGCTCAACATCCTGCTCACGCGCCCCGGCGAGCGCCTGATGCGCCCCGAGTTCGGCGCCGGCATCCGCAACTTCATCCACCACCCGAACAACGAAACCACCCGCGCGCTGATCGCCGACGCCGCACTACGTGCGCTCACGCGCTGGGAACCGCGTGTGACGATCGAGGAGGTCCGCGCCGTGCCGGACCGCGAACGCCTGTCGCACGTGAATCTCGAGGTGCGCTACCGCCTGCTCGCCGACGGCCGGCGCGAGACGCTCGAACTCGCCCTGGACCTCGGCTGA
- a CDS encoding phage baseplate assembly protein V, whose protein sequence is MSGRHSPGPLQDLHLGVVLDNADPDNRGRVKLRLPATGLEMWAAVMVPSAGSGYGVSLLPRLDEQVVVAFVSPDLPIVLGAVWSGGGSQPADARPVEERYFVQSPAGIKVLLDDQEPKVKIETPAGNHLTITDQGGGKVTIEQGGEKVEMSPGNIKVTGSGIVKIEAAQVTVSAGMVKVDAGMSKFSGVVQCDTLISNAVVSSSYTPGAGNIW, encoded by the coding sequence ATGAGCGGACGCCACAGCCCCGGCCCCCTGCAGGATCTGCACCTCGGTGTCGTGCTCGACAACGCCGACCCGGACAACCGCGGGCGCGTGAAGCTGCGCCTGCCGGCGACCGGGCTGGAGATGTGGGCCGCGGTGATGGTGCCGAGCGCGGGCAGCGGCTACGGCGTGAGCCTGCTGCCGCGCCTGGACGAACAGGTCGTGGTGGCCTTCGTCAGCCCCGACCTGCCGATCGTGCTCGGCGCGGTGTGGAGCGGCGGCGGCAGCCAGCCCGCCGACGCGCGCCCGGTCGAGGAGCGCTACTTCGTGCAGAGCCCGGCCGGCATCAAGGTGCTGCTCGACGACCAGGAACCGAAGGTGAAGATCGAGACGCCCGCCGGCAACCATCTCACGATCACCGACCAGGGCGGCGGCAAGGTCACCATCGAGCAGGGCGGCGAGAAGGTCGAGATGTCGCCCGGCAACATCAAGGTCACCGGTTCGGGCATCGTCAAGATCGAAGCCGCGCAGGTCACGGTGTCGGCCGGCATGGTCAAGGTCGATGCCGGGATGAGCAAGTTTTCCGGCGTCGTGCAGTGCGACACCCTGATCAGCAACGCGGTGGTGTCGTCGAGCTACACGCCGGGGGCGGGGAACATATGGTGA
- a CDS encoding phage late control D family protein, producing MPSTNPALVSVRPRVRVDGADRAALGEAAAALSVHLPASGMASAELRVVNWAPGGSGTPDFAFQDLRLGSRIEILLGETADSAVFSGDITAFEERYGDGAPQLVVLAEDALHKLARSRASRVFENKGLADVVREIAADAGLQADVNIDAGSADWLQHNESHLAFLLRVLAPHDVPLRMQGGRLRARPEETDANPVRIDSGNNARRIRIVADLNRQPREVLADGYNLAADSAASGRSASLAPAPAGRTAAATLAELGWDGRSPRPHPFARSQAEADSLAQGAFRRDAQRFLHGEIVCTGTPELGVGREVELAGVSPRLAGRYRIAECWHHFDNAQGLSTRLRVERPDWNP from the coding sequence TTGCCATCGACTAATCCGGCACTGGTAAGCGTCCGTCCGCGCGTGCGGGTGGATGGAGCCGACCGCGCCGCGCTCGGCGAGGCAGCGGCGGCGCTGTCGGTGCATCTGCCGGCGAGCGGCATGGCGAGCGCGGAGCTGCGCGTCGTGAATTGGGCGCCCGGCGGCAGCGGCACGCCGGACTTCGCTTTCCAGGATCTGCGCCTGGGGAGCCGCATCGAGATCCTGCTCGGCGAGACCGCCGACAGCGCAGTCTTTTCCGGCGACATCACCGCCTTCGAGGAGCGCTACGGCGACGGTGCGCCGCAGCTCGTGGTCCTCGCCGAGGACGCGCTGCACAAGCTCGCCCGCAGCCGCGCGAGCCGCGTGTTCGAGAACAAGGGGCTGGCCGACGTGGTGCGCGAGATCGCCGCCGACGCGGGCCTTCAGGCCGACGTGAACATCGACGCGGGCAGCGCCGACTGGCTGCAGCACAACGAGAGCCATCTCGCCTTCCTGCTGCGCGTGCTCGCGCCGCACGACGTCCCGCTGCGCATGCAGGGCGGGCGCCTGCGTGCGCGGCCCGAGGAGACCGACGCGAACCCGGTGCGCATCGACTCGGGCAACAACGCGCGGCGCATCCGCATCGTCGCCGACCTCAACCGCCAGCCGCGCGAGGTCTTGGCCGACGGCTACAACCTCGCCGCGGATTCGGCCGCGAGCGGCCGCAGCGCCTCGCTGGCACCCGCGCCCGCCGGACGCACCGCCGCCGCGACGCTCGCGGAGCTGGGCTGGGACGGCCGCTCGCCGCGCCCGCATCCCTTCGCACGCAGCCAGGCCGAGGCCGATTCGCTCGCGCAGGGGGCCTTCCGCCGCGATGCGCAGCGCTTCCTGCACGGCGAGATCGTGTGCACCGGCACGCCGGAGCTGGGCGTCGGGCGCGAGGTGGAGCTCGCCGGCGTGTCGCCGCGGCTCGCCGGGCGCTATCGCATCGCCGAGTGCTGGCATCACTTCGACAACGCGCAGGGGCTGTCCACGCGCCTACGCGTCGAACGCCCGGACTGGAATCCATGA
- a CDS encoding phage tail protein has translation MADAPREFIPFRFRVALYDGEGGNLLCRGAFSEVSGLEATMAPKALKEGGRNWGEVQLSGPTTFAPVILKRGITELADLWQWFDMSTRQSNYALRVSGTIDVFHPEDPDKPLLRWRITNALPTKFKGPDLSATASQVAIEELQLVHEGLELERT, from the coding sequence ATGGCTGACGCGCCGCGCGAGTTCATCCCCTTTCGCTTCCGCGTCGCGCTGTACGACGGCGAGGGCGGCAACCTGCTGTGCCGCGGCGCCTTCAGCGAGGTGTCGGGGCTGGAGGCGACGATGGCACCCAAGGCGCTGAAGGAAGGCGGGCGCAACTGGGGCGAGGTGCAGCTGTCGGGGCCGACGACTTTCGCGCCGGTCATCCTCAAGCGCGGCATCACCGAGCTCGCGGACCTGTGGCAGTGGTTCGACATGAGCACGCGCCAGTCCAACTACGCGCTGCGCGTGAGCGGCACGATCGACGTCTTCCACCCGGAGGATCCGGACAAGCCACTGCTGCGCTGGCGCATCACGAACGCGCTGCCGACCAAGTTCAAGGGGCCGGACCTCTCCGCGACCGCCAGCCAGGTCGCGATCGAGGAGTTGCAGCTGGTGCATGAAGGGCTGGAACTCGAGCGCACCTGA
- a CDS encoding phage tail protein: protein MAVFRETPYSAFNFLVDLEPGQGSEVRAGFSEVSGLNAEVTVAEYRAGNDRVNYVRKVPGIHKAGDVTLKRGVIGAQNLYEWLEKGRIGKISEAKRDIVVKLQSEDRADVVVSWKLRGAMPIKWTGPTLTAKGGGDVAIEELVLSVETIEQE from the coding sequence ATGGCCGTTTTTCGTGAAACACCTTATTCGGCGTTCAATTTCCTGGTCGACCTCGAACCCGGCCAGGGCAGCGAGGTGCGCGCCGGTTTCTCCGAGGTCTCCGGCCTCAACGCCGAGGTCACGGTCGCCGAGTACCGCGCCGGCAACGACCGCGTGAACTACGTGCGCAAGGTGCCGGGCATCCACAAGGCGGGCGACGTCACGCTCAAGCGCGGCGTGATCGGCGCGCAGAACCTCTACGAGTGGCTGGAGAAGGGGCGCATCGGCAAGATCTCGGAGGCCAAGCGCGACATCGTCGTGAAGCTGCAGTCCGAGGACCGCGCCGACGTGGTCGTGAGCTGGAAGCTGCGCGGCGCGATGCCGATCAAGTGGACCGGGCCGACGCTCACCGCGAAGGGCGGCGGCGACGTCGCGATCGAGGAGCTGGTGCTCTCCGTCGAGACGATCGAGCAGGAGTAA
- a CDS encoding phage tail sheath family protein, producing MPEYLAPGVFVEETSFRNKSIEGVGTSVAALVGPTRTGPLRGVPEVLTSYADFERIYGDAQDLAIGEGGASVPNYSAHAARAFFDNGGKQLFVARVVAGVNGVGPDEDGKWPNAASKTDGAGDVQFFSRFPGKMGEYTLELRWRDSENLLRSETPKAATGDGLYFLEATGVALAAKATGAIADGAFPVDVKAVVKLDGANLAIQSNRAEITSMADPDNPAAVPAGELTALVVASLPANARLTRIFVRPPASGALAAGTSAELQLADVTDLAPYTGGVNWGNLKVLRGTLDAAGETFTVTGDTTLNPGVANPITLPLAALAAKPGAARSMIVLRSFDLDVRNGGKDGEVIRTYAGLSTAPSGATSLASVLPANPERRAEALSSPIACVLADDATGDDIQTALVAMCDAAALNPGASSLDEPRYLIALTGGSDGTEPTSTDYAGETDEIKGSTGLKALEMVEDVSIVMTPAAAESDEDVHTAVVMEVQKHCRRMRYRVGVVDSRFGQSISEVRAFAGQFDDTRLALYHPWVVIPDPTGTRRDIAVPPAGFIAGIYARTDVDRGVHKAPANEIVMGALRFEQQINTFQQELLNPNGINCLRSFAGRGHRVWGGRTLSSDPEWKYVNVRRYFLYLERSIEKSTQWAVFEPNGEALWANIRTSVEDFLFTEWRNGRLLGGTPKEAYFVRCDRSTMTQNDIDNGRMVCLVGVAALKPAEFVIFRIGQKTADA from the coding sequence ATGCCCGAGTACCTAGCACCTGGCGTCTTCGTCGAGGAGACGAGCTTCCGCAACAAGTCGATCGAAGGCGTCGGTACGAGCGTCGCGGCGCTGGTGGGCCCGACCCGCACCGGCCCGCTGCGCGGCGTGCCCGAGGTGCTGACGAGCTACGCGGACTTCGAGCGCATCTACGGCGACGCGCAGGACCTGGCGATCGGCGAGGGCGGCGCGAGCGTGCCGAACTACTCGGCGCACGCGGCGCGGGCTTTCTTCGACAACGGCGGCAAGCAGCTCTTCGTCGCGCGCGTCGTGGCGGGCGTGAATGGCGTCGGCCCGGACGAGGATGGCAAGTGGCCGAATGCGGCGTCGAAGACCGACGGCGCGGGCGACGTGCAGTTCTTCAGCCGCTTCCCCGGCAAGATGGGCGAATACACGCTGGAGCTGCGCTGGCGCGACAGCGAGAACCTGCTGCGCAGCGAGACGCCGAAGGCGGCGACGGGCGACGGCCTGTACTTCCTCGAGGCGACCGGCGTGGCGCTGGCGGCGAAGGCGACCGGCGCGATCGCCGATGGGGCCTTCCCCGTCGACGTGAAGGCAGTGGTGAAGCTCGACGGCGCGAACCTCGCGATCCAGAGCAATCGCGCCGAGATCACGTCGATGGCCGATCCGGACAATCCGGCGGCGGTCCCCGCGGGCGAGCTCACCGCGCTGGTCGTCGCGAGCCTGCCGGCCAACGCCAGGCTCACGCGCATCTTCGTGCGTCCGCCGGCCTCGGGCGCGCTCGCGGCGGGGACTTCGGCGGAGCTGCAGCTCGCGGACGTGACGGACCTCGCCCCCTACACCGGCGGCGTGAACTGGGGCAATCTGAAGGTGCTGCGCGGCACGCTGGACGCGGCTGGCGAGACCTTCACGGTCACCGGCGACACGACGCTCAACCCCGGCGTCGCGAACCCGATCACGCTGCCCCTCGCCGCGCTCGCGGCCAAGCCGGGTGCGGCGCGCTCGATGATCGTGCTGCGCAGCTTCGATCTCGACGTGCGCAACGGCGGCAAGGACGGCGAAGTGATCCGCACCTACGCGGGCCTGAGCACGGCGCCCTCCGGCGCCACGAGTCTCGCAAGCGTGCTGCCGGCCAACCCCGAGCGCCGCGCGGAGGCGCTGAGTTCGCCGATCGCCTGCGTGCTGGCCGACGACGCGACCGGCGACGACATCCAGACGGCGCTCGTCGCGATGTGCGACGCGGCGGCGCTGAACCCCGGCGCGAGTTCGCTCGACGAGCCGCGCTACCTGATCGCGCTCACCGGCGGCAGCGACGGCACCGAGCCGACCTCGACCGACTATGCCGGCGAGACCGACGAGATCAAGGGCAGCACCGGCCTGAAGGCGCTGGAGATGGTCGAAGACGTGTCGATCGTGATGACGCCGGCCGCGGCCGAGTCGGACGAGGACGTGCACACCGCGGTCGTGATGGAAGTGCAGAAGCATTGCCGGCGCATGCGCTATCGCGTGGGCGTGGTCGATTCGCGCTTCGGCCAGAGCATCAGCGAGGTGCGCGCCTTCGCCGGCCAGTTCGACGACACGCGCCTGGCGCTGTACCACCCGTGGGTGGTGATCCCCGACCCGACCGGCACGCGGCGCGACATCGCGGTGCCGCCGGCGGGCTTCATCGCCGGCATCTATGCGCGCACCGACGTCGATCGCGGCGTGCACAAGGCGCCGGCGAACGAGATCGTGATGGGGGCGCTGCGCTTCGAGCAGCAGATCAACACCTTCCAGCAGGAGCTCCTCAACCCCAACGGCATCAACTGCCTGCGCTCCTTCGCCGGCCGCGGCCACCGCGTATGGGGCGGACGCACGCTGTCGAGCGATCCCGAGTGGAAGTACGTGAACGTGCGGCGCTACTTCCTGTACCTGGAGCGCTCGATCGAGAAATCGACGCAGTGGGCGGTGTTCGAGCCGAACGGCGAGGCGCTGTGGGCCAACATCCGCACCAGCGTCGAGGACTTCCTGTTCACCGAATGGCGCAACGGCCGCCTGCTGGGCGGCACGCCGAAGGAGGCCTACTTCGTGCGCTGCGACCGTTCGACGATGACGCAGAACGACATCGACAACGGCCGCATGGTGTGCCTGGTGGGCGTGGCGGCGCTGAAGCCCGCCGAGTTCGTGATCTTCCGCATCGGCCAGAAGACCGCCGACGCCTGA
- a CDS encoding DUF4255 domain-containing protein produces the protein MASHLGILSVLQALRERLAIRMAARLGGNPQVEILGSQTLDGKPQANTDTLGIYLHRISVDPFSRNRHLSPLPGRRQPRPELPVNLHLLLIAWCTHTDQEIEYLAAAIQILGGGFMLESADMSLADPDWGREDVVQVLPEEMSTEDLMRLWDSLPGDYRLSAPYLVKTVRLAPDIDHDEGPAVRTLVFPMDERSGSGQ, from the coding sequence GTGGCGTCGCATCTCGGCATTCTGTCGGTCCTGCAGGCATTGCGCGAGCGCCTGGCGATCCGCATGGCGGCGCGCCTGGGCGGCAATCCGCAGGTCGAGATCCTTGGTTCGCAGACGCTCGACGGCAAGCCGCAGGCCAACACCGACACGCTCGGGATCTACCTGCATCGCATCTCGGTCGATCCGTTCAGCCGCAATCGTCATCTGTCACCGCTGCCCGGTCGCCGCCAGCCCCGCCCGGAGTTGCCGGTCAACCTGCACCTGTTGCTGATCGCATGGTGCACGCATACCGATCAGGAAATCGAATACCTCGCCGCGGCGATCCAGATCCTCGGCGGCGGCTTCATGCTGGAGAGCGCGGACATGAGCCTCGCCGATCCCGACTGGGGCCGCGAGGACGTCGTGCAGGTGCTGCCGGAGGAGATGAGCACCGAAGACCTGATGCGGCTGTGGGACAGCCTGCCGGGCGACTACCGCCTGTCGGCCCCCTATCTGGTCAAGACGGTACGCCTGGCCCCGGACATCGACCATGACGAAGGGCCGGCGGTGAGAACCCTGGTGTTCCCGATGGACGAGCGCAGCGGGAGCGGGCAGTGA
- a CDS encoding uracil-DNA glycosylase family protein, producing MNTTTADSLIAAARALSVTLDAMRFAAPVSHVYNPLDYAWAIHEDYLRRYAAGRKRIVFLGMNPGPFGMAQTGVPFGEIEAVRDWLGLAGPIGKPAVENPKRPVEGFDCARSEVSGRRLWGLFRERFGTAEAFFAEHFVANYCPLAFFDGGRNVTPDKLPAAESQPLLAACDEHLRRMIDALAPDWVIGVGAWAESRAAAALGGRRLRIGRVLHPSPASPAANRGWSEAASRQLAELGIW from the coding sequence ATGAACACGACTACTGCCGATTCCCTGATCGCCGCGGCGCGCGCGCTGTCGGTCACCCTGGACGCGATGCGCTTCGCCGCACCGGTGAGCCACGTCTACAACCCGCTCGACTATGCATGGGCAATCCACGAGGATTACCTGCGCCGTTATGCGGCGGGCAGGAAACGCATCGTGTTCCTCGGCATGAATCCCGGCCCCTTCGGCATGGCGCAGACCGGCGTGCCCTTCGGCGAGATCGAGGCGGTGCGCGACTGGCTGGGGCTCGCGGGGCCGATCGGCAAGCCGGCGGTGGAGAATCCCAAGCGCCCGGTCGAAGGTTTCGACTGCGCGCGTTCGGAAGTGAGCGGACGGCGGCTGTGGGGGCTGTTCCGCGAACGCTTCGGCACGGCCGAGGCCTTCTTTGCCGAGCATTTCGTCGCCAACTACTGCCCGCTGGCCTTCTTCGACGGCGGACGCAACGTGACGCCGGACAAGCTGCCGGCGGCCGAATCGCAGCCGCTGCTCGCGGCGTGCGACGAGCACCTGCGGCGCATGATCGACGCGCTGGCGCCGGACTGGGTGATCGGCGTCGGCGCCTGGGCGGAATCGCGCGCGGCCGCGGCGCTGGGCGGGCGCAGGCTGCGCATCGGCCGTGTGCTGCATCCCAGCCCCGCGAGCCCGGCGGCGAACCGCGGCTGGTCCGAAGCGGCGAGCCGCCAGCTCGCCGAACTGGGAATCTGGTAA
- a CDS encoding AmpG family muropeptide MFS transporter produces MSSIPSAPPPAGPASSRPAWLDALFNRRMLICIFTGFSSGLPLYLLLNLVPAWLKTEGLSLKAIGAFALIQFPYTWKFVWAPLLDRFGILPWLGRRRSWMLLSQLGLLAAIAWLGQLSPTDNLMLVVALTATLAFLSATQDIALDAFRREILPELELGLGNALHVNAYRIAGLVPGSLSLILADRLPWSEVFAITALFMLPGVAMTLLAKEPAIAAGAPRTLRDAVVEPFREFFGRHGLQSALLVLTFIFLYKLGDSLCTALATPFYLDMGFTKTEIGLIAKNAGLWPSVIGGILGGIWMVKLGINRALWLFGVVQVVSILGFVWMAWLGPAPSDAARLAALAIVISAEAAGVGLGTTAFVAYMARTTHPAYTATQLALFTSLMAVPRTFINASAGWLVERMGWYDFFWLCFFLALPGMLLLIRVAPWNGEAKAIAAAPGRA; encoded by the coding sequence GTGTCGTCCATTCCCTCCGCTCCGCCCCCTGCCGGCCCGGCATCCTCGCGTCCCGCCTGGCTGGACGCGCTGTTCAACCGCCGGATGCTGATCTGCATCTTCACCGGCTTCTCCTCGGGCCTGCCGCTGTACCTGCTGCTGAACCTGGTGCCGGCCTGGCTCAAGACCGAAGGGCTGTCGCTGAAGGCGATCGGGGCGTTCGCGCTGATCCAGTTCCCCTACACGTGGAAGTTCGTGTGGGCGCCGCTGCTCGACCGCTTCGGCATCCTGCCGTGGCTGGGGCGACGGCGGAGCTGGATGCTGCTGTCGCAGCTGGGGCTGCTCGCGGCGATCGCGTGGCTGGGGCAGCTGTCACCGACCGATAACCTGATGCTGGTGGTCGCATTGACCGCGACGCTCGCTTTCCTGTCGGCAACACAGGACATCGCGCTCGATGCCTTCCGCCGCGAGATCCTGCCCGAACTCGAACTGGGACTGGGCAACGCGCTCCACGTGAACGCCTATCGCATCGCCGGGCTGGTGCCGGGTTCGCTGTCGCTGATCCTCGCCGACCGCCTGCCGTGGAGCGAGGTTTTCGCCATCACGGCGCTGTTCATGCTGCCGGGGGTCGCGATGACGCTGCTGGCGAAGGAGCCGGCGATCGCAGCGGGCGCGCCGCGCACCTTGCGCGATGCGGTGGTCGAGCCCTTCCGCGAGTTTTTCGGCCGCCATGGGCTGCAGTCGGCGTTGCTGGTGCTGACCTTCATCTTTCTCTACAAGCTCGGCGATTCGCTGTGCACGGCGCTGGCGACGCCCTTCTACCTCGACATGGGTTTCACCAAGACCGAGATCGGCCTGATCGCGAAGAACGCCGGGCTGTGGCCGTCGGTGATCGGCGGCATCCTCGGCGGCATCTGGATGGTGAAGCTGGGCATCAACCGCGCGTTGTGGCTGTTCGGCGTGGTGCAGGTGGTGAGCATCCTGGGCTTCGTGTGGATGGCCTGGCTGGGGCCGGCGCCGTCCGACGCGGCACGCCTCGCGGCGCTGGCGATCGTGATCTCGGCCGAGGCGGCGGGCGTGGGCCTGGGCACGACCGCCTTCGTCGCCTACATGGCGCGCACGACCCACCCCGCCTACACGGCGACCCAGCTCGCGCTGTTCACCAGCCTGATGGCGGTGCCGCGCACCTTCATCAACGCGTCCGCCGGCTGGCTGGTCGAGCGCATGGGCTGGTACGACTTCTTCTGGCTGTGCTTCTTCCTCGCGCTGCCGGGGATGCTGCTGCTGATTCGCGTCGCGCCGTGGAACGGCGAGGCGAAGGCGATCGCGGCGGCGCCCGGACGCGCCTGA
- the metW gene encoding methionine biosynthesis protein MetW translates to MSYRYDYEVITQWIAPGEKVLDLGCGDGSLLKHLAEVRQVQGYGVENDPDKLLACTRNGVNVIQMDMEKGLAGIEDGFFDHVIMSLSLQAMHNTQGILVEMLRVAREAVVSFPNFGYWRHRQSILNGRMPVSESLPHQWFNTPNVRFFTISDFDALCEMNGIAVRERLAFDEGKLILDEPNFLASVAVYRLGRGG, encoded by the coding sequence ATGTCCTACCGTTACGACTACGAAGTCATCACCCAGTGGATCGCGCCGGGGGAGAAGGTGCTCGACCTCGGCTGCGGCGACGGCAGCCTGCTCAAGCATCTCGCGGAAGTGCGCCAGGTGCAGGGTTACGGCGTCGAGAACGACCCGGACAAGCTGCTCGCGTGCACGAGAAACGGCGTCAACGTGATCCAGATGGACATGGAGAAGGGGCTTGCCGGGATCGAGGACGGCTTCTTCGACCACGTGATCATGAGCCTGTCGCTGCAGGCGATGCACAACACGCAGGGCATCCTCGTGGAGATGCTGCGGGTGGCGCGCGAGGCGGTGGTGAGCTTCCCGAACTTCGGCTACTGGCGTCATCGCCAGAGCATCCTTAACGGTCGCATGCCGGTGTCGGAGAGCCTGCCGCACCAGTGGTTCAACACGCCCAACGTGCGCTTCTTCACGATCTCGGACTTCGATGCGCTGTGCGAGATGAACGGCATCGCAGTGCGCGAGCGGCTGGCCTTCGACGAGGGCAAGCTGATCCTGGACGAGCCGAACTTCCTCGCCAGCGTGGCGGTGTATCGGCTCGGCCGCGGCGGCTGA
- the metX gene encoding homoserine O-succinyltransferase MetX — protein sequence MIQPQSVGVVAPQRAHFAEPLPLRSGGSLPEYELVYETYGELNADRSNAVLVCHALSGSHHVAGHYADAPKNIGWWDNLVGPGKPLDTRKFFVIGVNNLGGCHGSTGPMSINPASGEPWGADFPFVTVEDWVEAQARLADRLGIARFAAIVGGSLGGMQALSWTLQYPERVANAVVIASAPKLTAQNIAFNEVARQAILSDPDFHGGHYYAHGVVPTRGLKLARMVGHITYLSDDAMGDKFGRSLRHGKAIYSYDVEFEIESYLRYQGDKFAGFFDANTYLLATKALDYFDPAFEHGGNLPAALARATADFLVVSFSTDWRFSPARSREIVYALLHNQRNVSYAEIESDAGHDSFLLDEAQYHALLTAYFDRIKV from the coding sequence ATGATCCAACCCCAATCCGTCGGAGTCGTCGCCCCGCAACGGGCGCACTTCGCCGAGCCGCTGCCGCTGCGCAGCGGGGGCTCTTTGCCCGAATACGAGCTGGTCTACGAGACCTACGGCGAACTGAACGCCGACCGCAGCAACGCGGTGCTGGTGTGCCACGCACTGTCGGGGTCGCACCACGTCGCCGGCCACTATGCCGACGCGCCGAAGAACATCGGCTGGTGGGACAACCTCGTCGGCCCGGGCAAGCCGCTCGACACGCGCAAGTTCTTCGTCATCGGGGTGAACAACCTCGGCGGCTGTCACGGTTCGACCGGGCCGATGTCGATCAACCCGGCCAGCGGCGAGCCCTGGGGCGCGGACTTCCCCTTCGTGACGGTCGAAGACTGGGTCGAGGCGCAGGCGCGGCTCGCCGACCGGCTGGGCATCGCGCGCTTCGCCGCGATCGTCGGCGGCAGCCTGGGCGGCATGCAGGCGCTGTCGTGGACGCTGCAGTACCCGGAGCGCGTCGCAAACGCGGTCGTGATCGCCTCCGCGCCCAAGCTCACGGCACAGAACATCGCCTTCAACGAGGTAGCGCGCCAGGCGATCCTGAGCGATCCGGACTTCCACGGCGGCCACTACTATGCGCACGGCGTCGTGCCGACGCGCGGCCTGAAGCTCGCGCGCATGGTCGGGCACATCACCTATCTTTCCGATGACGCGATGGGCGACAAGTTCGGTCGCAGCCTGCGCCACGGCAAGGCGATCTACAGCTACGACGTGGAGTTCGAGATCGAGTCCTACCTGCGCTACCAGGGCGACAAGTTTGCGGGCTTCTTCGACGCCAACACTTACCTGCTGGCGACCAAGGCGCTCGACTATTTCGATCCGGCCTTCGAGCACGGCGGCAACCTGCCGGCGGCGCTGGCGCGCGCGACGGCGGATTTCCTCGTGGTGTCCTTCAGCACCGACTGGCGCTTCTCCCCCGCGCGGAGCCGCGAGATCGTCTATGCGCTGCTGCACAACCAGCGCAATGTCAGCTACGCGGAGATCGAGAGCGACGCCGGGCACGATTCCTTCCTGCTCGACGAAGCGCAGTACCACGCGCTGCTCACCGCCTACTTCGACCGCATCAAGGTTTAG
- the siaD gene encoding biofilm regulation diguanylate cyclase SiaD — protein sequence MPLAAHRPEPPLFERIETLLAAPEHGDNPLRAPLAELFEAFDDQLRQMDRITRISDGYQAAERARGAGHAQNYREQLRRLEKIVRISDRYQGLLRELNQRLEWLSNRDALTGLPNRRHALTRLNEEFRRTQRTGRPLAIALVDIDHFKTINDTWGHEVGDEALAAVAGRLSTSVREYDLCARWGGEEFLVLLPETTESGVRDSAERLRASIASDPFMVGDRQLVITVSLGAGTAHADEDVTAFMKRVDDALYRAKHAGRNRLELAPADTSAI from the coding sequence ATGCCATTAGCCGCACACCGACCGGAACCTCCGCTGTTCGAGCGCATCGAAACCCTGCTCGCGGCACCGGAACACGGCGACAACCCGTTGCGCGCGCCGCTCGCCGAACTGTTCGAAGCCTTCGACGACCAGTTGCGGCAGATGGACCGCATCACCCGCATCAGCGATGGCTACCAGGCAGCCGAGCGCGCGCGCGGTGCCGGACATGCGCAGAACTATCGCGAACAGCTACGCCGGCTGGAAAAGATCGTGCGCATCAGCGATCGCTATCAGGGCCTGCTGCGCGAGCTCAACCAGCGCCTCGAATGGCTGTCGAACCGCGACGCGCTGACCGGCCTGCCCAACCGCCGGCATGCGCTCACGCGCCTCAACGAGGAGTTCCGGCGCACGCAGCGCACCGGCCGGCCGCTGGCGATCGCGCTGGTCGATATCGACCACTTCAAGACGATCAACGACACCTGGGGCCACGAGGTCGGCGACGAGGCGCTCGCCGCCGTCGCCGGACGCCTGTCCACCTCGGTGCGCGAGTATGATCTTTGCGCGCGCTGGGGAGGCGAGGAGTTCCTGGTGCTGCTGCCGGAAACCACCGAATCCGGCGTCCGCGACAGCGCCGAGCGGCTGCGCGCGAGCATCGCCAGCGACCCCTTCATGGTCGGCGATCGCCAACTCGTGATCACCGTCTCGCTCGGCGCGGGCACGGCACACGCCGACGAAGACGTCACGGCGTTCATGAAGCGGGTCGACGACGCGCTGTACCGCGCCAAGCATGCTGGGCGCAACCGCCTGGAGCTGGCACCGGCCGACACGAGCGCGATTTGA